Genomic DNA from uncultured Methanospirillum sp.:
GGAAGACCACCTTGAGCATCTGAACCAGGCAGTGAGAAGGATCCAGGAACAGATCGAGTTCACCCGGGTGTATCAGGATCTTGGTGCAACCCACCCCAGATGGTTCTCGCTCTCCCTCCTGGTCAGGGATGAAGATCTCCCGGCAGGTCTTGAGTTGCAGACAGAGGTTGAGGGCATAGAGATCTATGCAGACCCGATGCTGGAGAAGGTCTTCACCAACCTGATCGATAACACGGTGCGGTACGCAAAGAACGCAACAACAATCAGGATCTCATCCAGGATATCAGGGTCTGAAATGGTTCTTTCCTACGAGGATAACGGCAGCGGCATCCCGGAAGACGAGAAAGATAAGATCTTTGAACGCGGGTATGGGAAGAACACCGGGCTTGGGCTCTTCCTGGTCAGGGAGATCCTGGGAATAACCGACATCACCATCGCAGAGACCGGACAGGAGGGATCTGGGGCACGGTTTGAACTCACGGTGCCGAAGGGAACATACCGGACAGACCCTGTCCTGATAGAGCGTAAACAATCTCTCTGAATCAGGAGATCCAGACCCACACGGGTTTGATCAGGAGATCAACCGGAAAACAGGATGCCGCACCACATATGCATAAATATGTCCATCAACATACAATGATGTACATGAGAACCAAGATCATCCTTGATGAGAACGAGATCCCGAAGAAATGGTACAACATCCAGGCAGACTTCAAGACTCCTCTCGCTCCCCCGATGCATCCCCAGACAGGAAAGCCCATCGGACCCACGGATCTTGAGGTTATATTTCCAAAGGAACTGATCAGACAGGAGATGTGCCAGGACCGGTATGTCGACATCCCGGGTGAGGTCCGCGACATCCTGACGCTCTGGAGGCCGAGCCCGCTCTTTCGTGCTCACAACCTCGAACGGCTCCTGAAGACACCGGCAAAGATCTACTACAAGTATGAGGGGGTCAGCCCTCCAGGTTCTCACAAGCCCAACACTGCAATAGCCCAGACCTACTACAACATGAAGGAAGGGATCGAGCGGATTGCAACCGAGACCGGAGCAGGCCAGTGGGGTTCGTCCCTTGCCTTTGCAACCCAGCTCTTCGGAATAGAGTGTAAGGTGTATATGGTCAGGGGCAGTTATGACCAGAAACCGTACCGGAAGATGATGATGCAGGTCTGGGGTGCAGAGTGTGTCCCGTCACCTTCACCAGACACCAACTCAGGCCGGGCAATTCTAGCAAAAGATCCGGATACACCGGGTAGTCTCGGGATCGCGATATCTGAAGCGGTCGAGGATGCGGCAACCCACGACAACACCAACTATGCACTCGGCAGCGTGCTCAACCATGTCTGTCTGCATCAGACCATCATCGGACAGGAGGCACAGAAACAGCTCGCTATGGACGAGGCCACTGCCGATATCGTGATCGGTTCAGCAGGTGGAGGGTCAAACTTTGCGGGAATTGCCTTCCCATTCGTGAAAGATAACATCGACAAGAAGACAGAGACCGAGATCATCGCGGTTGAACCTTCTGCCTGTCCCTCCCTTACAAAAGGGCTTTACGCCTACGACTTCGGTGATGTCGCAGGTCTCACCCCGATGATGAAGATGTTCACCCTGGGCCATGACTTCATCCCGCCATCCATCCATGCAGGCGGACTCAGATACCATGGAATGGCACCCCTGGTCTCCAAACTCCATGCTGACAACCTGATAACGGCAACATCGGTGCACCAGAACCGGGTCTTTGAGGCTGCTGTGACCTTTGCCAGAGCCGAAGGAATCATCCCGGCACCGGAGGCTGCACATGCCATCAGGGTTGTCATCGATAAGGCACTCGAGTGCAAACAGACCGGCGAAGAGAAGACAATCCTTTTCAATAACACCGGGCACGGGCATTTCGACCTCTCCAGTTACGAGGCCTACTTTGCCGGAACACTCCCGGACTACGAATATCCGGCAGATCTCATCGCCGAATCGCTGAAGAACCTCCCGACTGTTGCATGAACAGGATCGGGTTTGTAGTAAACCCGTATGCAGGGATGGGAGGGGCAGTCGGGCTGAAAGGTACCGATGGGTGTGTACAAGAGGCACGTTCTCTCGGTGCAGAACCACGCTCCCCATCCCGTGCAGTCAGGTTTCTTGCCGGCTTGAACAGGCAGGGATTCTTTTTTCTCACCGCTGCCGGGAGCATGGGAGCAGACGAACTCAGAGAGGCAGGGATAGCCTCGTATGAGATCGTCTACTCCCCGACTTTGCCAGATACTGCGGCAGAAGACACAAAAGCAGCGTGTGAACTCATGATACGAGAGGGGGTCAGGCTTATCGTATTCTGCGGCGGTGACGGGACGGCACGTGATGTTTTTGCAATGACCGGGAAGGATATCCCGATTCTTGGCATCCCTGCAGGAGTGAAGATCTACTCAGGTGTCTTTGCCACCACACCGGATACAGGAGCCGGGGTGCTCAACAGACTTGACGCGGCAAGCCTGACTGAAGCTGAGGTGGTGGACGTGGACGAGGAGCAGTACCGGGCCGGCGTTCTCACAACACGTCTCTTTGGTATTGCCACCATGCCGTACATTTCAGGACTCTGTCAGTCATGTAAAGAGGTCTCGTTCGGTGACGAAACACGGATGCAGGATGATATCGCCAGGTTCATCACGGGAATCATGCGGGACGATACCCTGTACCTGCTCGGTGCCGGATCAACGACAGGAGCCATTGCAACCAGGCTCGGTCTTGCCTCAACCCTGCTCGGTGTTGATGCCATCTATCAGGGGAAGATAGTCGGTACTGACCTGAACGAAGAGGCAATCCTCGGGCTTCTTGAACAGTATGACAGTGCCAGGATCATCTTGAGCCCAATCGGAGCACAGGGCTTTGTTCTCGGCAGGGGAAACCAGCAGATCAGCAGCAGGGTTCTGGAGAAAACAGGTACAAACGCATTGATCGTGGTCGCCACCCCGGCTAAACTGCAGCATACACCGGTTCTCTACATCGACACCGGTGATCCTGATGTAAACAGAGAATTCGGGGAGAGCCTCCTCGTCATCTGCGGATACGAGATGGCACAGCGGGTCAGGCTCTCATAACTTCAGAGTATATACATGCCAGATTACGGGCGTGTTACCTACTTCCACCACCTGCCTGCTTTTCAAAACAATCAAGGCACAGAGTCCTGCCACCGGTTGCAATCAGGACCTTCCCCATCAGCGGCCTGTTGCACTCAGAGCAGACAACCTTATCCCTGAATCTGATATTTGAAGGATCGACTGCCATGATTCTCGTTATGCCCTGATAACACTTCACAGTATCCTGCACGGGAGACAAGCATCACGACCACAGGCCTGTCGAACTCTTTTTGATGTGAAAGATCGCATCAATTGTATAACAATGCCTCAAAATCTCCCTGACCCTTTGAAACCTGCCGCACGGGCACGGAAGAAACAGGTATTCCACACCTGGCGTTGCAACATCTGCTCGTACATCTACCGGGAAGAGGCAGGAGAAGAGCAGACCAACACACCACCGGGAACACGGTTTGAGGATCTTCCTGATGACTGGCTATGCCCGGTCTGTAACGCGGGAAAAAAATCCTTTATCCTTGTTGCTGAAGAAGGGAACGGGAAAAAGAGAGAGCAGGGCACTACAGTATCAGAAGTCCTGGTACACCAGCTGACCTCATTTGGTATCACCGAGTTCTTTGGTGTCCCGGGAACCAGTTCGCTCGGCATCATCGACGCAATCAGGAAGAACAAGGACGCCAGGTTCACTCTCTTCCGTCATGAGGAGAATGCAGCACTTGCAGCCTCTGCCTATCACAAGTTCACCGGGAAGGTGGCGGTCTGTGTCACCATCGCAGGCCCGGGTGCAACCAACCTTGCAACAGGACTCTATGATGCCAAAGAGGACAAGACCCCGGTCCTCTCTCTGAACGGACAAGTTGCCATGCAGTACGCAGGCCCGGGAGGATTCCAGGAGATCGACCAGGACGCCTTCTTCAGGCCGGTCACCGTGTATAACAACACCATCTATGACCGGAAGATGGCACAGAAGATCCTGACCCTTGCACTTCAGCATGCAGTGGTCCGGTCAGGTGTTGCACAGATATCGGTACCAAATGATGTCCAGAAGCAGCAGCTTGAGGGAAAAACCTGCTCACTTCAGGGATGCATTCCATCGCTCAGGGTTGTTCCGGACTCAGACACCCTCTCCCGTGCTGCGGCTATGCTCGATCTTGCAGAAAACCCGGTGATCCTTGCAGGATGGGGGGCATACCCCTACGCTGATATCCTTTCCTCATTCTCAAAAGCTATTGACGCCCCGGTCCTCTCAACCTTCAGGGCCAAGGGTATCCTGCCTGACGGGCATCCGCAGTATGCAGGTATACTCGGGACTGTCGGTTCACCGCAGGCCAGAGAGATGGTTGAAAAGACAGACCTGCTCATCACCCTCGGGGTAGGATTCTCCAAGATGACAAGGGTTCCGGACCAGGTGCAGATGCTGCAGATCGACCGGGACCCGCTCATGCTCGGGAAAGGAGAGAGATCGCTGCCGGTATACGGCGATGTCGGTGAGGTGCTGACACGGCTTATCTCAATCGTCAGGCAGCGTGGCAGGCCGGCATCCCCGGGAAAGGTGAAAGAGATCGTGCAAGCCTGGGACGCCCAGCGTGACAAGGAGGCAGACCCGAAGGCAAAGCCGATCAGGCCACCGTACATCATGAAGGTACTCTCGGAAGTCATTCCTGACGAGGCGCTGATCTCGATAGATGTCGGTGAGAACGGCTGGTGGTTTGGCAGGAACTTCAGGATGAAGAAGCAGCGGTTTGCCATGTCAGGGTACCTTGCAACAATGGGATTCGGTCTGCCCGGTGCCATCGCAGCCAAACTTGCATATCCTGAAAGCCCGGTCTTCTGCATCACCGGCGATGGAGGATTTGCGATGGCGATGGCAGATTTTGTCACAGCCGTCAAGTACAATCTTCCGATGGTCGTCATCATCCTCAACAATCATGAACTAGGGATGATCAGGGTCGAACAGAAGATTGAGAACTACGAAAACTTCGCAACCGACCTGAAGAACCCTGACTTTGCCATGTATGCCAAAGCGTGCGGGGGGGAAGGAAAGCGGGTGAACGAGCCTGATGACCTTGGGCGGGCAGTCAGATGGGCGATGCAGCTGAACAGGCCGGTCATCGTTGATGTTGATACCGATCCAAACCGGTTCTAACCGCTGAATACCAGAGAGTACTCGACTGACTTTGTGAGAAGCCTCCCGAAATCGGCGACTATTATCTCCTCGCGGGCAGCATATATATCCGTGCAACAGGAGCCAGCTGTAAAAAAGACATTATACTGGTGTAACACCTGCAATGTCCCGCTTATCGGGAGAACCTGCGGGTGCGGTGCCACCGGTGAATCAATACCACTCAATAAGCCATATGACCTGCGACCTGCCCTCACCGCAGACCAGGAACTGATCACCAGGCTCCTTCATGAACGCTTCGGACAGATACCGGTACCGGGGGTTATCCTTCTCAATAAAACCGGCGGACTTGACCGGTACGAGATGGCCATCGCGAACGGAGGGAGGTTCGGCTGGCTCTCCTTCAACCCTGTCACCCGGAGGCACGAACTCATGCTCCTTCCTGAAGCCCTGCCCTTCATCGTCCCGTACGCAATGAAGGGGATCATCGAGATCCCGCCGGGAACCGGCGATGATGAAGACGGAAAGTCCAGGCGGATCGGTGGCAAGAAGGTTGATGTCAACACATCCGAACCAGACGGGCCTGTCATCGTCAGGTACGGGAACCGGTACGGTACCGGTGTCCTTTCAGAAGGATCGGTCAGGGTCAGGGAACTCGTCAGGGTAGAACCAAAGGAGGTCGCAGACTCTGACTGGGGAGAGGTGATCAGGCGTAACTACGACCGGCTCAAGGACCTTGAACGCTCGGCAGTACGCTCCATCAAGCAGGAGATGAAAAACTTTGACCATGTCAACGTCTCGTTTTCAGGTGGAAAGGACAGTACGGTTGCCCTCGCCCTCGCACGCAAGGCAGGAGTGGAGGAGGCCTACTTTGTTGATACCCACCTTGAGTTCCCTGAAACCTACGACTTCATAAACAGTCAGCAGGTCCAGGTTACGCTGGACGGTGGTGACTTCTGGCCTGGTGTCGAGAAGATCGGACCGCCGGGAAAAGACAACAGGTGGTGCTGCAAGATCGTGAAGATGGCACCGGTCAGACGCTGGATGGACACAATCGGCCCGGTCCTGACCGTGCAGGGAAACCGATGGTACGAATCGTTCAACAGGGCAGAACTTGACCTTCTCAGCAACAATCCTGCTAACCCGAACCAGACCAACTGCTCCCCGATACGATCCTGGCGGGCATTCGAGGTCTTCCTGTACCTGAAATGGAGAAACATTCCGTATAACCCGCTCTATGACATGGGCATCGAACGGATCGGATGCTGGCTCTGTCCTGCGATGCTTGAGGCAGAATACGAGATCCTCCGCGAGAAGCATCCGGAACTCTCTGACCGGTGGGACGCATTTCTTGAAAAGTGGGCCGATGATCAGGGACTGCCAAAAGAGTACGTCAGGTGTGGGATGTGGCGGTGGAAGTCACCACCTCCGAAGATGCGTGAACTTGCAAAAGAGATGGGCATCCCGCTCCCGCGTTCGCCTGACGTGGAACATCTGCCGCAGCGCAGGGAACAGAGGGATGAAAGCAGGACAGAACGAAGAGAGAGACGGACGCTCACCGGCCAGATCGGGAGGATAAAACCATCCTCAGAGGAGCGGACACCACTCAGGACATGGAGTTCAAAGGTCAGGTCCACCAGCAATAGCGATAATAAAAAATCGCCAGAACACAGGGAAAAGAGAGAGAGACGATAATTTCAGAGAGGGACCCGGGGTTCTTATGAGGATGAGAGCCGTTTGACCAGCGTCAGCTGGTTTGCATCCATCTCGCGGTTGTATAAAACCTCGTCCATCACCGATTTGATCAGGTGAACACCGAGTCCGCCGATATTGCGATGGTCGAGATCAGCGGTCACATCTGCCGGGGGAATCTTCGTGGGATCAAAGGCCGGTCCGGTATCTGTTATCGTGATCGTCACGAGTTCAGGGGATGAGACGCACCTGATAGAGACCTGTCCTCCCTCTGCCTCGTATCCGTGGGTGACAACATTGGTGACCGCCTCTTCAACCGCGAGCTGAATCCTGGTGGCCTCCATAAGGGGAACTTCTGCCTGTTCCAGACAATCTTCCAAATACAGGGCTACCTCTTCAATAGCATCAATCGTTGCCGGAACTATAATCCCACCTGATTCGCAGATCATGATATCGCTGTCTCCAGACGATCCACAGGACACGCCCGGTATCAGCCGGATATCCGGCTGACCGCCTGTTCAGGAGTCTCACAGATGGTAAAGATCCGGTCAAATCCGGTCATCTTAATCACCTCAAGAGGAGCAGCCTGGAGCGAGGCCAATGCCAGTTCCCCGCCGTCCTGGCGGAGCCGCTTCAGCGAGGCAAGAATAACCCGCAGACCGGAACTGCTGATATAGGAGAGTTGCTGCCCGTTAAAGACGATCTTCCGGGATCCCCCATCGATCAGTGAGTTCAGTGTAGTCTCAACATCCCGTGATGTGGCTGCATCCATTCTCCCGGATACATCAACAATGGTAACACCCTCAATGCTTCGGGTGGTGACATCGAGCAGTTCACTCATACGTATAAGAATGAAGGCGTGACATCTATTTCACTATTTGGCAGAAGGTTGAAGGGAAGCCCCCCATACAATATGAGCAACTCCCTGACAACCGTGTTTTATTGTGGAATACGGCAAGTACTATCAGAATACTAGTGGAGTCTCGTGATGCAACTCGAGAATGAGGTCTGGCAGCCGATACCAAAGACCCGGAGTGCGTGGGTCTACCCGTTCATCAGAAAACCATCGATAACCGGTTCAAACACCTACATCATTAAAAGTGGCAGGCACCTGTTGGTCATCGATCCGGGAGCGGACCCGGCCCAGATGGAGAAGGTCAGGGAGGTCCTTGCAGGCGAGGTATCAGGCCCTGACCACCGGATCATCCTGATTGCAGGACATATTCATGTGGATCACATGTACTTCGGACTTGTTGATCGCCAGCTGCGCAGGATTGGCAGCACTATCATCGCAGCCGAAGACTGGGGTGCAATACAGCTCGAGGCAGGGGATGCACACTGGACCGGTGCAGATATCGTTGGCCTGCCCCAGTCACCAGTTACTGTTGCGCTTCACCTGCTCACGCCGGAGGACAAGGCCGGGGAGATAGAGAGGAGAGTCGTAATTGAGGGATTCGGAGAGATCCTTCTCAGATCCCACCAGATCACCACCGGTGACAGAGTTTTGTATGGACAGTCGATGCAACTTACAGATGGCGATCAGATCGAGTTCTGGTACACCCCGGGTCACAGTCATGAGAGCTTATCGATCAAGATCGGCAGTCTGCTCCATGTCGGCGACATTCCGTTTGCCACAAATCCGGGAATTGCAGGTAGAGCCGGCTGGAATAAAGATGATCTGCTCGACTCACTCTACAACATCAGGGACCATCTCCTGACAGAAGAGGTGATCTGCTGCCCAGGTCACGGAAGAGCGTTCGATTATGTCGGTGCAATGGCGATGGTCACCCGCATGGAGAAGGATATCAGGCATCTCCCTGATATCTCCGAGTATGATGTGAAGAGGCTGAACCTCTCACTCTGGCACGGGCTTGACCTTATCGATGAGGCTCACCGTCTCTTCCCGGTCATTGCCGGCAGGATGATGGCACTGTGCTTTCACCTTGAACATATCGGGATGGAAGAGGAGGCTGCAGAACTCTGCATCATCTTCGAGGATGAGTCCATTGATCAGCTCCTTCTTGATTTCAACAATTTTTACACGGAGTACAAGGCAGGTACAAAGATAAAACCCGAGGTTGTCCTTAAGGTCCTGCAGATCTTTGAGAAGATCCAGAAGGTCTTTCCTGCTGAGGCACTCGAGACCGTCATCGACAACTCATTACTCAGGCGGGTGACACGGAGCCTGTCCGACTTTCTCTCAACCATCCAGGGTGTTATTCCTGAAGGAACGCACGAACCCGTCGATCTGATACCCCTGATCCAGGAGGTCTTTTGTGGAGAGGGGTCAGGAGTAACCGATGAGGAACTTATCCAGGCAGCAGATGATGAACAGACATACCGCCAGGCGATGGTGAAGAGACTCGCCCATCACCCGTATGCACACCATCTGGCCATCCATATATCTGTCAGTAATGATGAGGGTGAACCGGTCCGTGTCATGGCAGACAGACTCCGGCTCTATGACTCGTTCATCGCCCTCCTGGAGCACGGTGAGCGTATCAATGCCGAATCACTTGAGATATCGGTGAGCAGCGATGAGAACGGGGTAGAGATGATCCTCACACCGGCAGGAACAACCCTTGCATCAGAACTCCCGCTCCCGGGATCAACAATCAGGGAGATCGCGTATGCAGGAGGCGAAGTCAGGAGCATGATGGAGCCGGGAAAAGAGGATATCAGGATATTCTTCAGCAAGCCGGACGGGTTGCGACCCAGAAGTACCCTGCAATCAGCATGCTGAGCAGGAGACAGGAGAGAAACCCGGCATCGAACCCGGAGAGCGTAATCAGAACTCCGGCCACAAGTGGGCCGGTTGAATGACCAATATCCATAACTGACGAGAGGGCCCCCATGGATGCCCCCATCTCCTCTTTTTTTGCCAGGTCTGCGACGTACTTCGTTGTTGCCACGGTTGAGAGCGATATACCAATACCTGATACAAGACTGATGCAAAGCAGCAGAATCAGCGAAGACGACATAGGGATGATAGAGACCGATATCCCGAGCAGAGCCACACCAACGCCGATCTGGTATCGGGGATCCTGACGGTCTGCAACCCTGCCAAAGAACGGCTTGGTGATGGCAATCGAGAGCACCTGTACTGCAAAGATGATCCCGATGAGATAAACCTCAACACCATTTTTTGCAAGGTAGACCGGGAAGAACGTCTCAAACACTCCGAACACAAAGTAGGTTCCCATATCAACCGTGGCGGTTGCAAGAAGCCTGCGGTCTGATCTGAAAGCCATGAGACTCTCTTTGAAGATCGCAGGTGTGATCATGTCAAGAGTCCCGTTCTCTCCGCCGGGAATCCGAAGTATTAGGAGAAAAACGAGAAGCCCGGTCGTAAACGCCGCAAGATACACACTCTGGTACCTGAAGGTTCCCGGCACCATCACAAAGAATGAGATGAGTGCTCCACCCACAAGGGGAGCCAGGGTTCGGCCGTAGAGCGTAGCAGATGAGTACTGGCCGATCCGCTCCCCTTTCGTGGCAGAAAACCGTTCGGCAATAAGAGCAGAGACGACCGGCCCGAGGATGGCTGTAGCCATACCATGAAAGAACCTCACCGGGATCAGGAGAAGAGGATCGGAGACGAGGAGATAGAGAAGTGGGGCAATGAGGAAGACGCCTCCGGCAAGCAGGAGGAGCCGCTTCTTTCCAAGATGATCAGAGAGAACTCCAACCGGGAAGCTCAGGAGAATACCGGCAACCGGGGAGACTGCAGATATCAGGCCGATCAGTGCCTCGTTCGCACCAAGTGATGAGGCATAGAGAGGAAGAACAGGATTTTTTGAGATCGTTGTTGAGAAGATTGCAAAAAAGCCGACTATTGAAAGGGTGAGGATACATCTCTGATCGGTGGAGATCTGCATACCAGTTATAGCGATTTATTCATCTATTGAGGTATCGAATCTCCAATCTTCCTGGTATTATGAAAATCCCAACGGTGCCCCGTTGGGGGCCCCAGGTAGGACCGGTGAAAAGGACTTTTTCATGCAAAAAGAAGTTAATTACTTCTTTTTACTTTGAGATAGTAAACTTCACCTTTGATGCACTGGTCTGACCGTTGTCCTTGACGTTTACGATCCAGGTACCTGCGTCGGTGCCGGTTGGAATGTCAAAGGAGCCGGTAAGAGTTGAGGTCGAGTTGGAGGTTACATCCTTGGCATTGATGTTCTTGGCATCTCTGTCTGACTCGTTCTCAAGGTAGACCTTTGAGGTCTTCGAGAAGTTGGCTCCGGTGATGGTGAAGGCAACAGTCTCCCCGATCTTGCCTGATGTCGGGTTGATTGCCGTGACATTCGGCTTTGCAAGGGCAGATACAACCTTTGCGTCATCCTTCGACTGGGTGGTGTTACTTGCCGCAGCAAATCCGGCAAGAAGGAGGCATGAAATTAAAATTACCGAGATTTTTAAAACATTCTGATTCATAAGAACCAAGTACATACATACGAACTTCCTCTATTTGAGGCTTGACCACGAGAGATGATTTTAGCCGAAAATAACCCTGAATATCAGCCAATTGTCCCTGAATGCAGGAGGGATCGCCGATGCCGCTGACCGGCTGCGCCCGGGTGTTCCATTATCAGCAAGGATCCAAGTCGCCTGAACAGAACCGGGATAATCCTGCTCATAAATTATATAGATCGAGTGATGATGTTACGGCATGGTCAAGATACCGGCATTCATACTTCTGGTTTTCATACTTATCACTGCGATCGCTTCTGCTGCTTCTCCTGGTCTGCAGCCCGGGGATCTGCAGATTGTCACCGAAGAGTATGCCCCTCTCAATTACATTGACAACGGGACACTGAAGGGGATCTCTGTTGATCTGACAGAGGCAGCCCTGTATCATCTCGGATACAACATCTCACGGGAATCGTTCAGGGTTCTGCCCTGGAGTGAGGCATACAACAAAGCCAGAACCACTCCCGATACCATCCTCTTCTCAACCGACCGGCTCCCTGAACGTGAAGATCTCTTTCTCTGGGCAGGACCGGTTGTTGAGAGTTCAGAGGCACTCTTTACCCAGACCGACAGCTCTGAGAGCGGGATTGGATCACAGAAGATCGTGGTGCTTACCGATGACTGCGGAAGATCATACGCACTGAAGGCCGGTGCAGAAGAGAAGAATATCATCAACGTGCCAACGGCACAAGACGCGATTCTGATGCTTGAGAACGGATCTGCAGACGGGTGGGCATATAATGATCTCGCAGGCCAGCATGCAATCTCTCTGTATGCCTCTGACCCGGAAACCATAGGAGAGAGTCAGATGCTTGGCACAAGCAGATACTACCTTGCATTCAATCCTGACACCCCGGTTGAGTTCGTGAATGCAATGAACACCACCCTGCAGGAGTTCAAACGGAACCGGACAGAATCTGGCGTGACGAAGTATGAACGCATCATTGCAGACTACCTCCCGGTCAGATGTACAGACAAGTCCGCAACCAGGGAGCAGGTGATGAACCTCGTGAACACAACAGCAGCTGCCATCGCAGCCGACGCACCGGGAACAATAGCATCAATACAGGCAGGAAAAAGCCCGTACCGAGACCAGGCAGACCCTGATCTCTACGTATTCGTGTTTGATACATCAGTGAATCTCATAGCAAACGCAG
This window encodes:
- a CDS encoding MFS transporter: MQISTDQRCILTLSIVGFFAIFSTTISKNPVLPLYASSLGANEALIGLISAVSPVAGILLSFPVGVLSDHLGKKRLLLLAGGVFLIAPLLYLLVSDPLLLIPVRFFHGMATAILGPVVSALIAERFSATKGERIGQYSSATLYGRTLAPLVGGALISFFVMVPGTFRYQSVYLAAFTTGLLVFLLILRIPGGENGTLDMITPAIFKESLMAFRSDRRLLATATVDMGTYFVFGVFETFFPVYLAKNGVEVYLIGIIFAVQVLSIAITKPFFGRVADRQDPRYQIGVGVALLGISVSIIPMSSSLILLLCISLVSGIGISLSTVATTKYVADLAKKEEMGASMGALSSVMDIGHSTGPLVAGVLITLSGFDAGFLSCLLLSMLIAGYFWVATRPAC
- a CDS encoding IPT/TIG domain-containing protein, whose translation is MYLVLMNQNVLKISVILISCLLLAGFAAASNTTQSKDDAKVVSALAKPNVTAINPTSGKIGETVAFTITGANFSKTSKVYLENESDRDAKNINAKDVTSNSTSTLTGSFDIPTGTDAGTWIVNVKDNGQTSASKVKFTISK
- a CDS encoding transporter substrate-binding domain-containing protein, encoding MVKIPAFILLVFILITAIASAASPGLQPGDLQIVTEEYAPLNYIDNGTLKGISVDLTEAALYHLGYNISRESFRVLPWSEAYNKARTTPDTILFSTDRLPEREDLFLWAGPVVESSEALFTQTDSSESGIGSQKIVVLTDDCGRSYALKAGAEEKNIINVPTAQDAILMLENGSADGWAYNDLAGQHAISLYASDPETIGESQMLGTSRYYLAFNPDTPVEFVNAMNTTLQEFKRNRTESGVTKYERIIADYLPVRCTDKSATREQVMNLVNTTAAAIAADAPGTIASIQAGKSPYRDQADPDLYVFVFDTSVNLIANAVNSANTGKNLAGTTDVFGHPFRDELVKGAEQNGTGWVSYVYSNPDSLGLYQKMSYYQMVTGSDGNQYVIGAGRYQTCDERESEITGIQK